The following are encoded in a window of Peromyscus maniculatus bairdii isolate BWxNUB_F1_BW_parent chromosome X, HU_Pman_BW_mat_3.1, whole genome shotgun sequence genomic DNA:
- the Spry3 gene encoding protein sprouty homolog 3: MCFEVRITTRALLFFLITVSATLTPNHLQLKNLGKMDTTAVDEFQQILPIEQLRSTHASNDYVERPPAPCKQALSSPSLIVQTHKSDWSLATMPTVLPRSISQCHQLQPLPQHLSQSSIASSMSQSTTASDQRLLASITPSSSGQSIIRTQPGAGTHPKVDGALKGEAELSVGHPSDHLFICEECGRCKCVPCTAVRPLPSCWMCNQRCLCSAESLLDYGTCLCCVKGLFYHCSTDDEDNCADEPCSCGPSSCFIRWATMSLISLFLPCLCCYLPTRGCLHLCQQGYDSLRRPGCRCKRHTNTVCRKISSGSAPFPKAQEKSV; encoded by the coding sequence ATGTGCTTTGAGGTCCGTATAACTACAagggctcttttattttttttaatcaccgtAAGTGCCACTCTGACCCCAAATCACTTACAGCTCAAAAATCTAGGCAAAATGGATACCACAGCTGTAGATGAGTTCCAACAAATTCTGCCTATTGAACAGCTGCGCTCTACTCATGCTAGCAATGATTATGTGGAACGGCCTCCAGCACCCTGTAAACAGGCTCTTTCCAGCCCTTCCCTTATTGTGCAAACCCACAAGTCTGATTGGTCCCTGGCTACCATGCCTACTGTTCTCCCACGCAGTATCAGCCAGTGCCATCAGCTGCagcccctgcctcagcatctgaGCCAATCTAGCATTGCCAGCTCAATGTCCCAAAGCACCACTGCCTCTGATCAAAGGCTCTTGGCCAGCATTACACCCTCTTCTTCAGGCCAGTCCATCATCAGAACCCAGCCTGGAGCAGGGACCCACCCAAAGGTCGATGGTGCTCTGAAGGGAGAAGCTGAGCTATCTGTAGGGCATCCCAGTGATCACCTCTTTATCTGCGAGGAGTGCGGGCGCTGCAAGTGTGTCCCATGCACAGCGGTTCGCCCTCTTCCCTCCTGCTGGATGTGCAACCAGCGTTGCCTTTGCTCTGCTGAGAGCCTCCTTGATTATGGCACTTGCCTCTGCTGTGTCAAGGGCCTCTTCTATCACTGCTCCACTGATGATGAAGACAACTGCGCTGATGAGCCCTGCTCCTGTGGGCCTAGCTCTTGCTTCATTCGCTGGGCAACCATGAGTCTCATCTCCCTCTTCTTACCCTGCCTGTGCTGCTACCTGCCTACCCGTGGATGCCTCCATCTGTGCCAGCAGGGCTATGATAGCCTCCGGCGACCAGGCTGCCGCTGTAAGAGGCACACCAACACTGTGTGCAGAAAAATCTCTTCTGGTAGCGCACCCTTCCCTAAGGCCCAGGAAAAGTCTGTATGA